The genome window ATATTCTTGAGATTTTAATTCCCCAACAATTTCTACAGCACCATCAATTGTATTCTTAGTAAGACTAGATTTATAGGTTCCGGAAATCATCGTTCCCATAACACGAGCAGCTGCTAGAGCACCTTTTAATACTCGAGTTGTAGTACGAACAGCATTACCAATGTAGATGATAGCAAAATCATTGAATGCCTTCGCTTTTTGGATACGCGTATTAAAATCGTCCTCTAAGTCATTTGCAAACACTGCTGACGTTCGATATCCTTCTTGTATACGACGACGAATAAACGCTTGTGCAGACGCTTGTAACGCTGTATTTTCAGTATCTAAAATTAATGAATCAAAGAATTTTGTTTCTAGAAGCGGCATAGCTGACGTATAATCTTCAGCTGTCACTGTAGGATCACTACCACCTATTAATTGTTGGCTTACCACAGAAGGTAAGGAACCCTCCTTTGCTTTTTTAACATCTAAATAAGCGCTCTTTGTAAGCACCTCTGTTAAAGCAAGTGCTTCATTGTCACCCGCTTCATAACTATAGCTTTCTAGTTGTCTGCCCTCTTCGGTTATAATAATTTCACGCTTTGAAGGGTCCAAAGCATCTCGTAATGTTACCTCAAATTTGCGTGAAGTTGGATATTTTGTTGTTAATTCAATGTTTCCGGCAGATGCCTCTTGGATTGTTAATTTCCCTTTTGCTCCTCCATTACCAACACGTACAGTATGCATAAATACCGCTCCACCCAAGAACGCTTCTTCTAACAATTCAGCAACAAGACCAGAACCAATTAACTTCTTTAAAGTGGCTGGATCATTGTCTGATGCTTCAATTGTTTGAACAGCTCCCAGTGGTCCCCAATTCGATTTAACGAGTGCTGCACCTACACCTAATGGGCGAGCATAACTCTTATAACCACCGGCATTGTACCAACGTACATAAACATTCGGTCGAGCCTTTTGCTCACCGAGCTTAAACATTGCTCCAATTCCCATGTATTACACCTTCTGTTCTTTAAATTTTTTGATAGCAGCTTTTACCTGTGTACGTGTCAATTTGTCACCTTCAACAAGGGTTAATGCTCCGGCTAAAAATTCAGCCGATACTTCAAACACACCTGCAGCTGCTAGTATTTCTTCACGAATATACTCTTGTTCAGGTACTTTTTTAGTCGTCATTTATGCACCGCTCCTTTCGCCTTATCGCTATCATTCGTATATACATGACGTAGCGGATTTCGTGGTCTATCTTTTAAAATTCCATATCTAACTGACAGTTGAATTTGTCCTTGTTTAAAAGGATCGTAACCATCATTTATTGAAACACTTTCAAAATTCATCGGTGATTTATCAGACATGTAGGCTCTGTTATCTAATAACAGTTGCCGGGATACCTTTTCAGTTACCCGCTTCCGTTTTGCAACGTCTGGATTGATTACATGCCCTCTAAGAGTTGCAGTAATCCAAGCGCCCCATACTGCTGGTTCTGTAGCTGTAATAACTTCCTGACGCCAATACAATGCTGGACGGTCATCTGACGGCTTCCATGTAGCAGGATTAGTTTGTAAATCAACAAATTTCATGCTTGAATATGCAGTCATTGTTGTAACTGGATCAGGTTCAATAGGTGCATGAACAAGCCATGATAAAGAGTGTACCCGGAAGCTTAATCCTCTAGTTAGCGCGTCCCATTCCTCGTCTACAATATCCTCTGTAGAACCAACAAATTCGATATAGAATGGTTTGCCATCCACTTCAAAACGTTTTTTATTAATAACCTTATTAACTTCTTTTGCAAGATTATCAACCGCTTGGAATGTTGTCCGTTTCACATACGGCCATACTTCAAAATCAATAGAAAAATCCGCATACTTTTCTGTTTCAGTTTGAGGACCTTCTCGAAGTACTAGGCATGGTTTTTCCATTTTTGGACCAGCAGCTGACGGCTCCCACACCTCACCTTTAACAGTTGCAACCCCATCAACTAGTAAGTCATACAAAGCCCCACGTACTGTCGTCATGACTCCCAATACCTCCTGATTGCATTTTCAATTTCGCCTTTATGTTTTATAGCTGTGTTTTTCAGTACTGGATTAACTTTTATACCTTTCACAGACTTAACTACAATGGTTTTGCCGCCAATTTCAAACTTCAAAGCTTTTTTGTTTTTCGGAACAATTGGTTGTTTTTTCGGTCCGTAAATACCTGTCCCTAGCTCATGATACATCCCTACTTTTGCACCATGAGCGATGTAGATAATAGTTCCGTTATCAGTTTTATCAGCTCCACCGTGTATAGCTGCACGAGTTGCACCAGTACGATCAGTCCAACTTGCTGTTGATTTTGCGTCCTTTTCTAATTCTTTACCTAAATGAGTCCCTAGTGCATGTAAACCCGCTACTTTTCTATCCAATTTTTCTTTAAATGAATGAAGCGGCATTATGTCACCCTCTCCAGCTCGCCTTGATATCCTACAACCTCACCATTTATTCTTTGCGGATATATGGATTTCACCAAGAAGCAGATTCCTTCAACCTCAAATTCATCTTTAACAATTGTGCTTGCTTGTATATCCGCTTCAAAATCAGCCAATATACCAAAATATGTGTCCGTTTGCTTCTCGCCGGCCAGTGTAGTGACTACTTGAGGACTAGATGAACCTGAGTTAAAGATGCGAACCATAAAAGGGCCAACATCAATGTTCTTATCATCAATGTAGCCCTGTGATTTTTTCTTTATTGTTCGGTTGATATTAATAGTTGTGGGGTTTTGCTCGATGTTCCATTTTGTATGCTTTCGTCGCATTTCAACAATGTTCATCACATCACATCCGGAGCCTTAAATTTTAATAAAAAACTAGATTGTGTTTCACCCACTTCATTCGCTTGCTCTTTATACTTTTGAGCCATCCGCAAAGCGTGTGCCAACCTATCCTGTAACTTTGTTAGTTCATACTTTTCATTACCAGCTGAATAACCCTCGATGTCACCTTCAAGTAGTCCTGCCTTTATGGTCCATCCTTCAGAAGCGGCATAATAGATACTCTCAGACTCTCGTAACATATCATCCAATTCCGCATTCGAAAAAGTTGTATCCTTATCTGTACCGCCTTTAGGAATTATGTCATTAATCATTTTCCGTAATCGGTCGCGCAATGCAATTGTCGGCTCCATCTACTTCACCACCTTATCGCCCTGGCAACGTAATTTCTTGGACATTTTCCTCAACTGCAGCAAATACCCCACGCCAAAAATCGCCAACGACTTGAGCTTCAACTAAACGGGTTAGGTCGCCAATTGTTGCATTGATTTGTAAGCCTTGTTTCACTAATTCTTTAAATCCTCGTTTCGGACGAATTAGATAAACCTTTCCTTCTGGAACACCTTCATAATCATGTGATTTTTTTGATACTTGCGCTTCCCATCCATCGTAATAGATGATGTCACTAATACCTGTTGTAGCTCCATACGGTGTCGCTTGTAATGTCATGCTACTCAGTGCGTCTTGAATATCCTCTTTATGAGCAGAGTTGGCAAGAAGAACCGTTCCTGGACGCTTTGCAGTACGAGTATCTTTTAAACCTTCGCGTAACGTAGCACGTAATGACAAGATGTAATGTGCATCTGTTGATGTGCCGGCATTTCCATCCGGTTTTACATATACAGGAGCAGTTTT of Lysinibacillus agricola contains these proteins:
- a CDS encoding phage tail sheath subtilisin-like domain-containing protein gives rise to the protein MGIGAMFKLGEQKARPNVYVRWYNAGGYKSYARPLGVGAALVKSNWGPLGAVQTIEASDNDPATLKKLIGSGLVAELLEEAFLGGAVFMHTVRVGNGGAKGKLTIQEASAGNIELTTKYPTSRKFEVTLRDALDPSKREIIITEEGRQLESYSYEAGDNEALALTEVLTKSAYLDVKKAKEGSLPSVVSQQLIGGSDPTVTAEDYTSAMPLLETKFFDSLILDTENTALQASAQAFIRRRIQEGYRTSAVFANDLEDDFNTRIQKAKAFNDFAIIYIGNAVRTTTRVLKGALAAARVMGTMISGTYKSSLTKNTIDGAVEIVGELKSQEYIEAANNGLMVFSLNSDGIPQIDYGINTLASIGEDEDEGWKKIRRMRTRYELIDRIVRKVDKAMSNNVDNNPDGRQHVITLANGEIDQMIRDGGLESGAMIVDPKTPPQGDSAWFTFDNLVDLDGLEKAYLAFGFKY